The window CAGCGCCGCTGCCGTCGCGGCGGCTTTCGCCGGGGTCAGCGCGCTGATGCGGGTCATCCACCCCGGCATGTGCTCTGAGCTCGCACGCTTCAGCCAGCGGTAGGCGCCCCAGAGGATGAGGAGAACGCCGACAACGATCCGCAGCCACGACGCCCAACTCGGCGGTTTGGTGCCGATGCCGCCGACCAGATCCGACAGCTGCAGGAAGACCGCGGTCAGCGCGGCCAGACCGAGTACCCAGCCGGCCAGGAACGCCAGTCCCGTCGGCCTGGGCCGCGCGGCGCTGAGCACCAGCACCGCCGGAATGATCGACAGCGGGGACAACGCGATGACGAGGGCGAGCGGAATGAGCTCGATCAGGATGGATCCCCAGGTACCCGGCACCGACAGAAGGTAGCAAGCGACGCCAGGGGTTGCGATGAGTTCGGCGGCAGTGCCCGGTCGGTACGGAGGAGACCGTTCGAATCAGACGAGAAGGGAGCCGCATGTCGCTCACCCATGTGCTCGCGGTCGTCCACGTCACCGACGTCGACGCCGGCAGAAGGTGGTACGCCACGCTGTTCGGCAGACCCGAGGGCAACAACCCGATGCCGACGCTGGTCGAATG is drawn from Mycolicibacterium gilvum and contains these coding sequences:
- a CDS encoding GAP family protein produces the protein MPGTWGSILIELIPLALVIALSPLSIIPAVLVLSAARPRPTGLAFLAGWVLGLAALTAVFLQLSDLVGGIGTKPPSWASWLRIVVGVLLILWGAYRWLKRASSEHMPGWMTRISALTPAKAAATAAALTVLNVKVLFICAAAGLAIGSSGLDTPTVWAAVLWFVLVAASTVAAPIVAYAISGERLDPTLNRVQAWMERQHATLIAAILVVIGLLVLYKGIHALAG